In Nitrobacteraceae bacterium AZCC 1564, the following proteins share a genomic window:
- a CDS encoding hypothetical protein (product_source=Hypo-rule applied; superfamily=52540; transmembrane_helix_parts=Outside_1_159,TMhelix_160_182,Inside_183_185) has protein sequence MSEQKAEGHSTELKPVRLRDALRKARIEAADRTGVVVDLRDAEVARLEILNDALDSLFAEIPSDVDLFDRGISQGDTPRLWIDAVAHIAMGRDKRIYRFVQDTRFGRIVIAQSHDVATIVDVVTDYIARRMIEREHAMVVTPMPVETPAAPVKRQSSRLWTFTLGFFAGLCALFGFALLMALRQI, from the coding sequence ATGTCCGAGCAAAAGGCAGAAGGTCATTCGACGGAGCTGAAGCCAGTCCGGCTGCGCGACGCCTTGCGCAAAGCCCGGATCGAGGCTGCGGACCGCACCGGCGTCGTGGTTGACCTCCGCGATGCCGAAGTCGCCAGGCTCGAAATTCTCAACGACGCGCTTGATTCGCTTTTTGCGGAAATTCCGTCTGACGTGGATCTGTTCGATCGCGGCATCAGTCAGGGCGATACGCCACGGCTGTGGATTGACGCTGTCGCGCATATCGCGATGGGGCGCGACAAGCGGATCTATCGCTTCGTACAGGACACGCGTTTCGGGCGAATCGTGATTGCCCAATCCCACGATGTCGCAACGATTGTCGATGTGGTGACGGACTATATTGCTCGCCGCATGATCGAGCGCGAACACGCGATGGTGGTGACACCGATGCCGGTGGAGACTCCAGCCGCGCCGGTCAAGCGCCAAAGCAGCAGACTCTGGACCTTCACGTTGGGATTCTTCGCCGGTCTCTGTGCGCTCTTTGGTTTTGCGCTGCTGATGGCGTTGCGTCAGATCTAG